A DNA window from Lachancea thermotolerans CBS 6340 chromosome G complete sequence contains the following coding sequences:
- the ARF3 gene encoding Arf family GTPase ARF3 (highly similar to uniprot|P40994 Saccharomyces cerevisiae YOR094W ARF3 Glucose-repressible ADP-ribosylation factor GTPase of the Ras superfamily involved in development of polarity) — MGNSISRVMVKMFGYREMKILMLGLDNAGKTTILYKLKLNKIKTSAPTVGFNVETVSFRNVKFNMWDVGGQDRLRPLWRHYFPATTALIFVIDSQDMKRLNEAKEELYSIIGDKEMEEVVLLVLANKQDLKGSMNPQEISDYLELKSHLDSQLWCVIGSNALTGQGLVEGLSWITNNTKTKDKK; from the coding sequence ATGGGCAACTCAATATCGAGGGTAATGGTCAAGATGTTCGGATATCGAGAaatgaagatcttgatGCTCGGACTGGACAATGCTGGCAAAACTACGATTCTTtacaagctcaagctcaacaagataAAAACATCAGCCCCTACAGTAGGCTTCAATGTAGAAACAGTCTCTTTCAGGAACGTCAAGTTTAACATGTGGGACGTGGGAGGACAGGACCGACTCAGACCTTTATGGAGGCACTACTTTCCAGCTACGACTGCACTTATCTTCGTGATAGACTCACAGGACATGAAGAGACTCAATGAGGCCAAGGAAGAACTCTACAGTATTATAGGTGACAAAGAGATGGAGGAAGTAGTGTTGCTGGTTCTGGCCAACAAGCAGGATTTGAAAGGCTCCATGAACCCACAAGAAATCTCCGACTACCTTGAGCTGAAGTCGCATCTCGACAGCCAACTGTGGTGTGTCATTGGAAGTAATGCCCTAACGGGCCAGGGTCTAGTCGAGGGCTTATCGTGGATCACCAACAATACCAAGACAAAGGACAAAAAATAG